Proteins found in one Rhodothermales bacterium genomic segment:
- a CDS encoding AI-2E family transporter: MDELVNIDDQDVKVFGGVTASKLMLVLLFIVVVFVVGVILNELRTVLLPFAIALLLSNIFKPIVTYLKGKRVPTVIALFVVLLSFAVLLFLLSLILYSSIETFTQELPKYQGRVTRSIQSLNLSIQELAARFDVTLEGFWWRNAIQLSSITSAITSGIGSFITLASYTFLIILFMLFILAESGQFSSRVRKAFPSDQATHIAAILGNIDDQVRQYLLTKSMISAGTGVLTSLILWALGVDFALLWGFLAFLLNFIPNIGSVISTLLPFFLSLLQFETLTIPVLVLVLLGIVQISMGNVVEPNVMAFSLNLSALVILISLIFWGWLWGIWGMILAVPFTATLKIVFENIEPLRPISVLMSGAET, encoded by the coding sequence ATGGACGAATTAGTCAACATCGACGACCAGGACGTGAAGGTCTTTGGCGGCGTGACCGCGTCGAAGCTCATGCTCGTGCTCCTGTTCATCGTGGTTGTGTTCGTGGTCGGGGTCATTCTGAACGAACTCCGGACGGTGCTCCTACCGTTCGCCATTGCGCTGCTGCTGTCCAACATCTTCAAGCCGATCGTCACGTATCTCAAGGGCAAACGCGTACCCACCGTGATTGCGTTGTTCGTTGTGCTGCTGTCATTCGCTGTTCTTCTGTTTCTCCTGTCGCTAATTCTGTATTCAAGCATTGAGACGTTCACGCAGGAGCTGCCGAAGTACCAGGGCCGGGTAACGCGATCGATTCAGTCGCTCAATCTGTCGATTCAGGAATTGGCCGCCCGGTTCGATGTGACATTAGAGGGATTCTGGTGGCGAAATGCGATCCAGCTGTCATCTATTACGTCGGCCATCACGAGCGGAATCGGTTCGTTCATAACGCTGGCGAGCTATACGTTTCTGATCATCCTTTTCATGCTGTTCATTCTCGCTGAGAGCGGCCAGTTCTCATCGCGTGTTCGCAAGGCGTTCCCGAGTGATCAGGCGACGCACATCGCAGCGATTCTGGGCAACATTGACGACCAGGTGCGCCAGTATCTGCTCACCAAATCCATGATTAGCGCGGGGACAGGCGTGCTCACCTCTCTAATCCTCTGGGCCCTCGGCGTTGACTTCGCATTGCTGTGGGGCTTTCTGGCTTTCTTGCTGAACTTTATCCCGAACATCGGTTCGGTGATCTCGACCCTCCTGCCCTTCTTCCTTTCGTTGCTTCAGTTCGAGACACTCACGATTCCCGTTCTCGTCCTTGTGCTGCTGGGTATCGTACAGATATCCATGGGCAATGTCGTGGAGCCTAATGTGATGGCTTTCAGCCTCAATCTCAGTGCCCTGGTCATCCTGATTTCGCTCATCTTCTGGGGCTGGCTCTGGGGTATCTGGGGCATGATCCTCGCCGTGCCGTTTACGGCGACTCTGAAGATCGTCTTTGAGAATATCGAACCGCTCCGCCCGATATCCGTGCTCATGAGCGGCGCCGAGACCTGA